From Symphalangus syndactylus isolate Jambi chromosome 17, NHGRI_mSymSyn1-v2.1_pri, whole genome shotgun sequence, one genomic window encodes:
- the LOC134733215 gene encoding uncharacterized protein isoform X1 yields the protein MGRWETPPWIPPGLPYSAWGFPLILPSKPQSLRSFSAPPASGGLSPVKCKDTAEPTGLAVKAGGPEPARATAMAPRGPERGRAGREPGQNDLAGEERKKGGEEMHRTAGLHREGKMMKEEEEGGGPGAAPHSSRPRVPGPAGADGLGPFPGLDWRGVGGSPSTLLGDRERGYRERGGAVSRLNPETPTPSSPLPQEGGRELWVKPEGGMPEGILSGGTQMEDRGHSKQPLVAPTGGPGAESRMEKRKLMDTDVKWNGHGNTFQNSRSFLVCLGLFCFVLFCFLRQSLSLSPRLECSGRILAHCSLCLLGSSNSPASACQVAGITGAGHHAQLIFVFLVETRFHHVGQAGLELLTSSDPPVSASQSAGITGVSHRAWPKTCGVLTEAKGEYISLTGYIREEDWKISSSAFNQEVNKGAGRGGSRL from the exons ATGGGGAGGTGGGAAACGCCACCCTGGATTCCTCCAGGCCTCCCCTATTCAGCTTGGGGGTTCCCCCTCATTCTTCCCTCAAAGCCTCAGTCCCTGAGGTCCTTCTCAGCACCCCCCGCTTCTGGCGGCCTGTCCCCCGTGAAGTGTAAAGACACGGCCGAACCCACCGGCCTCGCCGTGAAGGCGGGAGGGCCCGAACCCGCCAGGGCCACGGCGATGGCTCCGAGGGGCCCAGAAAGGGGAAGGGCAGGCCGGGAACCGGGGCAGAATGACCTGGccggggaagaaaggaaaaaaggaggtgAGGAGATGCACCGCACCGCAGGGCTgcacagagaagggaagatgatgaaggaggaggaggagggcggtGGCCCGGGTGCGGCCCCCCACTCCTCCCGCCCCCGGGTCCCCGGGCCGGCGGGGGCGGACGGACTCGGCCCATTCCCAGGTCTGGACTGGCGGGGGGTTGGGGGATCTCCCTCCACACTACTAGGAGATAGAGAACGAGGGTATCGGGAGCGCGGGGGGGCTGTCTCCCGCCTGAACCCGGAGACCCCGACGCCGTCGTCGCCTCTTCCTCAGGAGGGAGGACGGGAGCTGTGGGTAAAGCCCGAAGGAGGAATGCCTGAAG GAATCCTCAGTGGCGGAACCCAAATGGAAGACAGAGGGCACAGCAAGCAGCCCCTTGTAGCTCCCACAGGCGGCCCCGGGGCAGAGAGCAGGATGGAAAAGAGGAAATTGATGGACACAGATGTAAAATGGAATGGTCATGGAAACACGTTCCAAAACTCGAGgagctttttggtttgtttgggtcttttttgttttgtcttgttttgttttttgagacagagtctctctctgtcacccaggctggagtgcagtggcaggatcttggctcactgcagcctctgcctcctgggttcaagcaattctcctgcctcagcctgccaagtggctgggattacaggagcaggccaccacgcccagctaatttttgtatttttagtagagacgaggttccaccatgttggccaggctggtcttgaactcctgacctcaagtgatccacctgtctcggcctcccaaagtgctgggattacaggggtgagccacagagcctggcccaaAACTTGCGGAGTTTTAACAGAAGCTAAAGGAGAATATATAAGCTTAACTGGTTATATTAGAGAAGAAGACTGGAAAATAAGTAGCTCAGCATTTAATCAAGAAGTTAataaaggggccgggcgcggtggctcacgcctgtaa
- the LOC134733215 gene encoding collagen alpha-1(I) chain-like isoform X2 — MGRWETPPWIPPGLPYSAWGFPLILPSKPQSLRSFSAPPASGGLSPVKCKDTAEPTGLAVKAGGPEPARATAMAPRGPERGRAGREPGQNDLAGEERKKGGEEMHRTAGLHREGKMMKEEEEGGGPGAAPHSSRPRVPGPAGADGLGPFPGLDWRGVGGSPSTLLGDRERGYRERGGAVSRLNPETPTPSSPLPQEGGRELWVKPEGGMPEAPRTPRSPRGQPSYRRRRRRTTTQTHTDCPPPPRRALCAGALAAPEAPPPAPSGLRRRIFPPGRRAPRSPVGCSMLPASFLPLLVPSSPGSKASLAGAVSTPRFRRKLRSRQIVLRISASRALLTEPTADDSIFSVLQFHCTLLGFLQVPSKCKPYLLALKRLSPYSPPSL; from the exons ATGGGGAGGTGGGAAACGCCACCCTGGATTCCTCCAGGCCTCCCCTATTCAGCTTGGGGGTTCCCCCTCATTCTTCCCTCAAAGCCTCAGTCCCTGAGGTCCTTCTCAGCACCCCCCGCTTCTGGCGGCCTGTCCCCCGTGAAGTGTAAAGACACGGCCGAACCCACCGGCCTCGCCGTGAAGGCGGGAGGGCCCGAACCCGCCAGGGCCACGGCGATGGCTCCGAGGGGCCCAGAAAGGGGAAGGGCAGGCCGGGAACCGGGGCAGAATGACCTGGccggggaagaaaggaaaaaaggaggtgAGGAGATGCACCGCACCGCAGGGCTgcacagagaagggaagatgatgaaggaggaggaggagggcggtGGCCCGGGTGCGGCCCCCCACTCCTCCCGCCCCCGGGTCCCCGGGCCGGCGGGGGCGGACGGACTCGGCCCATTCCCAGGTCTGGACTGGCGGGGGGTTGGGGGATCTCCCTCCACACTACTAGGAGATAGAGAACGAGGGTATCGGGAGCGCGGGGGGGCTGTCTCCCGCCTGAACCCGGAGACCCCGACGCCGTCGTCGCCTCTTCCTCAGGAGGGAGGACGGGAGCTGTGGGTAAAGCCCGAAGGAGGAATGCCTGAAG CGCCGAGGACGCCGCGGAGCCCCCGTGGGCAGCCATCttaccgccgccgccgccgccgaacaacaacacagacacacacggacTGCCCTCCCCCACCTCGCCGAGCGCTGTGCGCAGGCGCATTGGCCGCCCCTGaagccccgccccccgcccccagcgGTCTGCGCAGGCGCATTTTCCCACCGGGCCGGCGCGCTCCCCGCTCTCCGGTTGGCTGCTCGATGCTGCCTGCATCCTTTTTGCCACTGCTGGTGCCTTCCTCTCCGGGCTCCAAGGCTAGCCTCGCAGGCGCGGTGTCGACTCCTAGATTCCGAAGGAAGCTTCGGTCTCGGCAGATAGTTCTTCGCATTTCAGCTTCGCGAGCTTTATTGACAGAGCCAACTGCCGATGAcagtattttttctgttttgcagTTCCACTGCACTCTATTAGGTTTCCTGCAGGTCCCATCAAAATGCAAACCCTACCTCCTCGCTTTGAAGCGACTCTCCCCGTACTCGCCCCCCAGCCTCTAA
- the LOC134733215 gene encoding uncharacterized protein isoform X3 produces the protein MTWPGKKGKKEEGGRELWVKPEGGMPEAPRTPRSPRGQPSYRRRRRRTTTQTHTDCPPPPRRALCAGALAAPEAPPPAPSGLRRRIFPPGRRAPRSPVGCSMLPASFLPLLVPSSPGSKASLAGAVSTPRFRRKLRSRQIVLRISASRALLTEPTADDSIFSVLQFHCTLLGFLQVPSKCKPYLLALKRLSPYSPPSL, from the exons ATGACCTGGccggggaagaaaggaaaaaaggag GAGGGAGGACGGGAGCTGTGGGTAAAGCCCGAAGGAGGAATGCCTGAAG CGCCGAGGACGCCGCGGAGCCCCCGTGGGCAGCCATCttaccgccgccgccgccgccgaacaacaacacagacacacacggacTGCCCTCCCCCACCTCGCCGAGCGCTGTGCGCAGGCGCATTGGCCGCCCCTGaagccccgccccccgcccccagcgGTCTGCGCAGGCGCATTTTCCCACCGGGCCGGCGCGCTCCCCGCTCTCCGGTTGGCTGCTCGATGCTGCCTGCATCCTTTTTGCCACTGCTGGTGCCTTCCTCTCCGGGCTCCAAGGCTAGCCTCGCAGGCGCGGTGTCGACTCCTAGATTCCGAAGGAAGCTTCGGTCTCGGCAGATAGTTCTTCGCATTTCAGCTTCGCGAGCTTTATTGACAGAGCCAACTGCCGATGAcagtattttttctgttttgcagTTCCACTGCACTCTATTAGGTTTCCTGCAGGTCCCATCAAAATGCAAACCCTACCTCCTCGCTTTGAAGCGACTCTCCCCGTACTCGCCCCCCAGCCTCTAA